The candidate division WOR-3 bacterium DNA window CGTCGCCACCCCGACCATGACCCCTCCTATTGACAAGATCGTTATGAAAAGCTGAAATTTATTGGTTTTCGGCGGTTTCAGATATCTTTTAGCGAGCATCGAATGATAGCGCGTCATATTTCCTCATTAGTCTTCTGAACGGGCTTCAGCTGAGGGAAAGTGATTACCTCCCTTATGTTTTCAGAAGAGGTGAAAAGCATCGCCAATCTGTCTATTCCGAGTCCGAGCCCTCCGGCCGGCGGCATTCCGTAAGACATCGCAAGAAGAAAATCCTCATCGACCGGTTCGTATTCTTTTTCACCCTGCTTTCTGAGTTCGTTCTGGTATTCGAGCCTCTTTCTCTGCTCAACAGGATCGTTTAGTTCGGAAAAACTGTTCCCGAGTTCCATGCCGAGTACGATCGGTTCGAATCTTTCGACGAGAAGCGGATTTTTCCTGTGAGTCTTTGCAAGGGGAGATATTTCGAGAGGATGGTCCATGACGAACGAAGGTTCAATGAGGTTTGGCTGGACGAGAGCCGAGAAAAGGGCATCGACTATCTTGCCTCTGTGGTTTTTTTTGTCAATCTCGATGTTCTTTCTGCGGCAGAAGTCCAAGAGCGCTTCTTTGGAGAGGTTTTTCATGTCCTCTCCGGTCGCTTCTTCGAGGGAATCCCAGTAATCCAATCTTTTCCAGGATTTCGAAAAATCAATTTCTCTCTCTCCTGTTATCAGGACAGGTGTTCCGAACAGTTCGATACAAACCTCGCGGAATATGGCTTCCGTAAGGTCCATCATCGCGAAATAATCCACGTATGACCAGTAGATTTCGACCTGAGTGAATTCGGGATTGTGATCCTTGTCCACTCCTTCGTTCCTGAAATCCTTGGCGAACTCGTAAACTCTCTCAAATCCTCCTATGAGAAGTCTTTTAAGATAAAGCTCGTTGGAAACCCTGAGATAAAAATCAGTTCCCAGAGAATTATATCTTGTCACGAAAGGTTCGGCGAACGCCCCTCCGTAAACCGGCTGGAGAACAGGAGTTTCCACTTCGAGAAATCCGAGCGAATCGAGTTTTTTTCTTATGGTTTTCACAATTCTGCTTCTCGCTTTGATTTTTTCCCTCGTTCCGGGAGTCGATATAAAATCGAGGTATCTCTGTCTGTATCTCGTCTCCGGGTCTTTCAGACCGTGAAATTTTTCGGGCAGGTTCATGAGCGATTTTGATAAAAACAGCCAATTCGAAACCCTCAGAGTTTTTTCTCCTGTTTTGGTTTTCATGAGAGTACCGCCGACTCCTATAAAATCTCCGACGTCGGTTTTTTTAAAGCCTTCAAAGCTCTCTTCTCCGAGCGCGTCGAGTTGTAAATAAAGCTGAATAGAGCCGGTGGAGTCGGCGATGTTTGAGAAAACACTTTTGCCGTGACCTCTTATGGACATCAATCTCCCGGCAATGGAGATTTTCACGCTGTTTTCCGCAATTGCATCGAATTCCTCGAGTAATATTTTCACGTCGTGGCTTTTTTCGAATGAGTACGGATAAGGATTTATGCCCGACTTGATGAGTTCTTCTCTTTTTGTCTTTCTTATTTCATATTCACTGCTCACTTTTTTTCTCCTGAAATATTTTTTTCTCCTGAATAAAGCAAATAGCTCCTTATGAAAGCGTCGATCTCGCCTTCCATGACTTTCTGCACGTCCGATGTCTCGTGTCCCGTTCTGTGATCCTTCACCTGAGTGTAAGGAGTGAAAACATAGCTTCTGATTTGATGACCCCAGGCTATGTCGGTCTTCTGGTTTTCCAGCACCGATTTTTTCTTCTGTTCTTCCTCCAGCATTTTCTGATATATCCTGGATTTTAAAATTTTCATCGCGTTTTGTCTGTTGAGTATCTGGCTTCTCTCGCTTTGGGACTGGACAATTATTCCTGTCGGGACGTGCGTTATC harbors:
- the lysS gene encoding lysine--tRNA ligase; the protein is MSSEYEIRKTKREELIKSGINPYPYSFEKSHDVKILLEEFDAIAENSVKISIAGRLMSIRGHGKSVFSNIADSTGSIQLYLQLDALGEESFEGFKKTDVGDFIGVGGTLMKTKTGEKTLRVSNWLFLSKSLMNLPEKFHGLKDPETRYRQRYLDFISTPGTREKIKARSRIVKTIRKKLDSLGFLEVETPVLQPVYGGAFAEPFVTRYNSLGTDFYLRVSNELYLKRLLIGGFERVYEFAKDFRNEGVDKDHNPEFTQVEIYWSYVDYFAMMDLTEAIFREVCIELFGTPVLITGEREIDFSKSWKRLDYWDSLEEATGEDMKNLSKEALLDFCRRKNIEIDKKNHRGKIVDALFSALVQPNLIEPSFVMDHPLEISPLAKTHRKNPLLVERFEPIVLGMELGNSFSELNDPVEQRKRLEYQNELRKQGEKEYEPVDEDFLLAMSYGMPPAGGLGLGIDRLAMLFTSSENIREVITFPQLKPVQKTNEEI